The sequence tgtaatttcgaCCATCTACAATTAATTATGTTGAATACTAACATCTATTGTTTCACTTTATTAAATGCTGCTAATATATACGATAGAATGGCAAATTCGTCATGAACACCGAAACACACATGGACTAAAGAGGAAGAAGCAAAACTTGTTGAGTGCTTGGTGGAATTGGTTTCAGCTGGGGGATGGAGGTCTAATAATGGGACATTTCGACCTGGGTACCTGGCCCAATTGCAATGAATGATGGCAGAGAAGTTTCCCGACACTAATATCCAAGGATCGCCGACAATAGATTATCGTGTGAAATCTCTTAAAAAAACCTACCAAGCAATTGCAGAAATGAGGGGTCATCATGTAGTGGCTTTGGATGGAATGAAGAATTCCAATGCATCATCACAGAACGAGATTTGTTTGATAGttaggtaaaggtattaatttCATAATACAATTGTACGTACTTTTTATAATCACAATCGTCAACTAATCTACTTAAATTACGTTTCTACAGAGTCATCCTCCAGCCAAAGGCCTTCTACACATATCAGTTCCATATTATGATGATTTGTCCTATGTCTTCGACAAAGATCGGGCAATGGGAGCACGTTCAGAGACCTTTGCTGATGTAGGATCTAATGTGTCGAACATGTTTAATGACGACATTCCACTCGATGATTCACATGATCAAGACATTCCAATGATGTATAGCCAAGGAGTGCATATGTCACCAGATGAGATGTTTGGAATACGTGCAGGACAAGCAAGTGAGAAAAAATTGTTCAAGTGGAAGTAAGAGGAAACGAGGTAGTGAACATTATGAAACCATAGAAGTGATCAGGAGTGCAATGGAATTTGGAAATGATCAATTAAGGCAATTGCAAATTGGCCAAAAGAGAAGCGTGAAACAGAGGTCGAATTGCGTGTTGAAGTTGTGAAACAACTGCAAGATATCCCTGAACTACAAAGCCAAGATAGGGCAAAGCTTATGCAAATCCTATTCCGTAGTGTGGAGGCCATTGAGGGGTTCTTGTCGATTTCAACAAACTTATATTGGAGTATTGCAATATTCTCTTGCAAAATTAAGGTTTGACCAATTAACTATTTTATGACtttgtacttttattttatGAACTCATGTACTTGGTTTGTATTGATCTAAGTTTTAATTACAATTGTTATGaaactttatatatttatatttcacTGAGAACATATTGTGgaggaatttaattttgtgGGATTAATCTCTTTTGAAATTTGTCGACGATTTGTATGGATGTATCTATAACATAATTTCAAACACGATCACCTAAACAAATGAGAAAATTACATTAGGAAGATTATAGATAAATTTGTTAAACAAACTACATAATTAACgagattgaataaaataattttagaaaaaaatgtgtattgcaaaaaagaatattgaaaaaacacttttgatattccccagattataataatctacacaccaaacacagattataataacatagactataataatctgcatcccaaacacatattataataacccagattataataatctgcaccccaaacacagattataataacccAGACTATAATAATTTGCATCCAaaacacagattataataaccacagactataataaccacatattataataacctACCTCATGCCCCAAACACCCCCCTAAATGTAAGGCTATTATCAGGTTGTCATATTCTCCCTTCTAAATCATAcgtttcttgaaattttattatatactaGAAAGTGTTTGACGATTTTATTATATACTAAAAAGTATTAAACGTGTGTTTTGCACGTGTTAAAATTAGGTAGGCACATTTTTTGTACATTTTTATATTAGTTTCATTTAATTCTcctataataaataaaaaaaaagcacAATAAAATGGTAGAAAAGTCATTTCTACTCCTCAAgatagtttaaaatttaaatatttttctaagtTCGAAACTATAGAAAGTAAAAAAGTTGGCCCCTGCCCCAATATATAATTGGCAAATATATTTTTCCTTTCTCaaagttatttattttatttgtttagagaggaagaaaaatatgaaattatGTCCAACTTTTTATAAGAACctcatattaaaaaaaaccaaaatagaTTATTTATTTCAATGCAAAGTATGAAAACTATAGTCTCCGAGTTCCAAAAGCACAAACTTTTAGATCATATAATATGTTGCACCGCCACAACATGAGAGTGAAAAAGTAACTCAATGGAGATACGTACCTAAACTATGGAGATACCATTTTATACATTataaaaaatatgtatataaTTTACATAAACATAGTGCTTCGTTTATCTGCTGATATAGACAAATTATATTCCTCAAACTCGACTTCACAAAAATCTCTCCGAAGTTGATCAAACATATGCTTTGAATCATATCTCAACAAAAAAGTTTCTCAAGAACACAATTAACTGAAAAGGGTATCACCCGAAGACAGATTTTGAACTAACAATGTGCAACGAAAACTTTATAGCATTTGGTACAAAAACCCCAGTTGAATTTTTTCAACTTCCATGGGAAATTTTCACTTTCAACTAAAACTAATTTGGATTAACAAACACAACATTTGTATCAAAGATGAAAAATGGGGGAAACAAATACTACTGACTGACCTTTAATGGCGGATTCAGAGACTTTCTCCTTGCAATTTCCTTCAGTTTGATCATGAAACAGCATGCGGTTGCCAGCACCACCGCCAAAAACCGACCTCCAAACAACCCAACAAGAACAATCAGAAACAGAATTGCATAACTCAAACTCTCTTCTCTCTTGATCTTGATTCCATGAATTTCACATGATGACTCTGCAACTTCCATTATCTGCCATTGTTCATCGAAACCTGGAGGTTTTCCGCTATCTTGTTTATCTTTCCAACAAATGCTTATGGTTTCACCatcttgttctttttctttttctagggtttcgttcTCTTGTTCTTCAATAGAGTCCTTGTCCAATCCGTCACTTCTGAACTCCAATTCCTCTGTGTTGTTCTTCTTCTCATTTGCTTGACTTCCTGATTTCCTTCGCACGAGTTTCTCAAACATCCTCCGGTTGTGTTTCCTTCGTATTCCACGTTCATTTTCGCGAACTTGAAGATCCCCTCCATCAAGACGGCGTTTTTCATCTTCATTTCTCTTGGGCGTTACATCGGTGTCGATCTGCGGTTCCACGAGTTGAATTTCTTCGATTGAGGAACTTAATTCTGGTAAATCAATCGATTCGTTTGGAAAAGCATTGAGCGAAATTTTCTGAACAGATTCTCCTTCGCAATTTCTTGAGTCTTGAATCACTGGATCATCTTTTCCAATCCATAGATGCTTCGTTGCCTTTTGGATCAAGGATCTCGCAGCAGCCTCGCGATGAGTGCACGGTTTGAAGAAGCGTACAGCACGTTTACCGACAAATTCCAGAAGAAAAAGTAGAAAAGCAGATAGAGTAATACCAACCACAAGCTTCTTGGCACTTAACGCCAAACCCGCAACCACAAACATCTTCAACACAAACAAACAGAAGCCGTTCCCGCAGGTCGCATCGCCACCGACAACACACGTCTCAGTCCGATCCCGGATCAATTCGCATCCACGACCGCTACATTTACGAGCTTCATCCAAATCCTCAGTTTCTAGGTTACCGCGCAGTACACAAGAGCCTGAAGAGCCAATAGAATCGACTTCCGAAGGAGACAGTTGAGCGATTGAGTCGTGAAATTCATTCTTCgctatcttcttcttcttcttcgactTCCTTCTCGCTGAGTGCTTCCTCAGTCGATCACGATGCTTGACGAATAGATCAACAATAGAGGTTGGAAACCCAGTCTCGACAACAAGCGAACCGGCGCGCTTCGGCGAGTGGAAGTCGGCGACGATTTGAGAGATTCGAGAAGCTCTGGTGGTCTTCCATGAAAGAAGAGGCATGACTGTGGAAGAAGGACCGGAAAATTGCAATTCCGGCGGAGGGGAATTGCAATGAAACGGCGAAATGGAGTTGGAAAttccaaaaaaaagaaaacgaagaGAAGAACAGGGAGTGTTGTTTTGttgttgatgatgaagaagaagggttGAAGAAATTGTCTTTTTCGAATTAATTGACGACAAATGaaattttttggatttttcttaCAAAGGGAGAATCCTTTGGTATCCAAATCTGAAATTTTGGCACTTTGGGCTACTATTATATTTCCacattatatttatatttatctcaattattaaaaaaatgtaacaaaattactcaaaatatttacataatgTATATCCATATTGATGATGTATGTTAAaagtattttttcttttgtttcttttgttttcgAGAACAACAAAAATACTCATACCTGTTCTCCTTCCTTCTTATTATTTATGTTTTCTTAAATTAAGTCGATAACCACTGTTTTcatctctatttttttttttttttgttattaatattatattaatgatTTAAAGAATATGTCTagttctaaaaacaaaaaacaatagGATTATTGAACAAGAATCTTAAATTTTTTAGTGAGAAATTATTAAGGAtattttcttcctcttttttttttttttttttttgttaatttatataAATTGGTTTATTTATATTTAGACTAGGATCCTTATTAAACTTAACCTAAGACTAAATCTAAATATTACTATGTTAGAAGGGGGTAACGAATATAAATACAAtcttatttatcttttaataagATTAATTTAACGTAGTAGGAATGTGATATTAGGTGGaagagattaatatttcatagTATTATTACGTGTCACTTGACCTTAATCTTAATAAGTGGGTTATAAACTTTTATTAGCGACGATTTGCTCTTTGATTTGTACAAGTGAGAGTAGTCTTGTTGCGAAATCGACAAATTTACCCTTTTCGGGACTTGACTGGATGGAGAGAGTTATGAGAATAATTTCACAAGATCAAATTCATTACTTACTACATAAAATAAGTAGATGAGTAGTTTCCTTGAATATGGACTTGATGCAAATAATTCTCtaaaaaacatatattatataatataaattagtGTTCATGCAAAGTTAATAATAATGACAcacatttttatttgttacttGAGTAATTCATTTTACATGGTGTTTGAAGCGTCGTAGttgtaaaatattaaagaaagaCCAAATGCATATTAGATGAACAAATGTACATGTCAAAATGAGTCTAGTCCGGCGATAATTAACATGGTCTTCTATTTTAGAGATTCAATCCCCAATTTTTAcaaatttgtactaaaagaatgGACAAATGTGCTAATTAGTTGTCATGTTGGTGGTGACCATGTATATAAGGTCATAAACCATGTAACAactgtattattattattagttatgTCTCGAAAGTATTTGACgatacaaatattttataattatttttttgttaatttacCTAAATGCAATGAAACCGACAAATATTTATGATGGCTCgtacaacaaaaacaaaagttatgaaaccggtaaaatattttcataaatttcatattttccaTTGAATCACTTctattttctcctttttttttctttgcaatttcttcatttttttacaggttttatttcttttatttttaaacatttaTTATTCTGTTTAAGTCTCATATTTAATCTTCAATGTTCTCGGCAAGATTCTTTTAATCTATTtaacaattattttaatattcttattcatcttcctcatattcgagaaataaaatcatttaaatatcattcTAAATGATAACTACGATCTTTTACCATTATCAACACTATTGTTtgccatagtcaacacgattgatagatttgaagtttttaatgaTCATTTGCATTggactacatgatcgtttaccatggtcaatACAATAGTGTAAAACATATTATTTTACTACACGATTATCTATCTTTATAATATATCTTAAACGATTATGTAGTTATGGTAAATGATAGTATGAGCAATTGTGTATTAATAAAGTATATTATTCACAATGAATTATACGATTGTGTATCataatttaaacgattgtaGATCATTCTTGACGGTAGTACACAATCGTTAAGAAGAAGATTACGTGCGTGTTGACTGAAgtactttttctattttatatgaggggtttgtaaatttttttcatttctaaaaatgttatatacgctgtaaatattttatacgttttgttttattttttaaaagaagcCCATTATTTTATGTAGTTTAGTGTTCCGAAGATTGTTGAACAGAATTTAAATTGAAGTGTATTAATTGTAACACCccaagattttggaatttaattttattatcttaattgcacttattgaaattttggatgttttgaatTAAGCGATTTAtgattatttgatttttattagacattaagaaaatatctaatgGTGGTGGTGCTTAGGAGTTGTGTTAACTGGATGTATTTGAGGaaacttgattaattatatttggttgtgtaattaattaggttttgaggataatataattatttgattaggataataaaattggtagagatattgtttgtagataaagatgattggttggTTGAGAAGGGAGATTATGTGATCTATTTgggaaaagttaaaaagaagataaaagggAGATTGGTGAGATTTATTTGAGGAGAGAGAGGATTTgttgttttgaaataaaataaaaaaaaggagaaatttATATTGGTATTCTATTTGTGTTTAAATAGGCATAGGGACCCGTgcacaaaaaaggaaaaaaagaagaagaagaagaagaaaccctAAAGCCGCAGCGCCGTCGCCTACCACGCCGCAAACCACAGCCCTACAACGCTGTCCGCTTTCAGCCACCGAACGCCACTGAACGTCGGACGGTCTTCTCTACTCGCTTTCCGCGAGCAATCAGACCTTCGTAGCCCTAGCCGTCAGCTGCCGTCGTTCCCTTTCATTCGTCGTCCGGTTGCGTTACCCAAGCCACGCCGGTTGTCACGTTTCTTCGTCGaattttttcttcaatgcaAGTCATTTCGCCGTCACCCAACGCACTGCTGCATCGTCAGTCGTCGTCCGTTGAAAACCAATCCGCACGCCCGTACCCTTCTCCACGAGCTGACCCGTCTCCAACTGTTTCGCGCCTCCATAGCCGCgtgaagccgagccgccagcggCTACCCGCATGCGCATCCCTGCAAGTCGCGCGAAGAGCCGAGCTACCCCAGCCGAACACGCGTGCGAGCCGTACGCGTTTCCCTGAGCCGTGCACGCCTGTCTGAGCCGTCCTGCGCACATGAGTCGCCTGTCCGAGCCAATTTCTGCTTTCTAGCCGAGCCGCCTAGTTGCGTCACCTGTTTATGAGCCACAAGCCTAATTTTGTGTCATTTTCCACCtgtttggtaagttgattgggcTTTGGAACACCCaattaagatttaaaatttttttgatcttaaataatttaattttgggttaaattatattatttttcttaaaggacAGTTGGATCAAGTGATTTTGGAGCGTGAGATTTCTCCACTTAAGGGCTCAAGCATTGCAACTTCGACCTCAagtaagttatttcaactggTTTTTGGGTCCTTGGTTGTTTGATgattaagttatgaaaattggTGTTTTCTAAAACCATTTAGGGcttcgctgcttggaaagcgtgattCTACTGCTAGAATTCGTTGAGCAAATCtacaggtaagagattctactactagaccaaTGAATGAAAATAAGAAACTGCATGTATTTTTAGTTATGCATATTGATGATTAGATTGCATAACAACATGACAATTAATGAtaatatgatatgacatgatgatatgatggggcatgatgacgtgatgatgctatgttacggtatgctatggttagggtgtatgttagcttatcctattagagtcgtacctgcatgggtgtccttcgggatcaccacctatttaggactgcgtagttcgacgggaccgccagtctgacattgatatagacatgattcaAGTGATTTGACAGGATCGCTCGcagctcgattgtcttagtgtttcctccgggtacactacataccagtttgtcctaggtgttcctttgggttcaccgaataCCAGATTTTGTTTCTAcaggatcacatgttgcacgtgttcg comes from Cucumis melo cultivar AY chromosome 12, USDA_Cmelo_AY_1.0, whole genome shotgun sequence and encodes:
- the LOC103488573 gene encoding uncharacterized protein LOC103488573; translated protein: MPLLSWKTTRASRISQIVADFHSPKRAGSLVVETGFPTSIVDLFVKHRDRLRKHSARRKSKKKKKIAKNEFHDSIAQLSPSEVDSIGSSGSCVLRGNLETEDLDEARKCSGRGCELIRDRTETCVVGGDATCGNGFCLFVLKMFVVAGLALSAKKLVVGITLSAFLLFLLEFVGKRAVRFFKPCTHREAAARSLIQKATKHLWIGKDDPVIQDSRNCEGESVQKISLNAFPNESIDLPELSSSIEEIQLVEPQIDTDVTPKRNEDEKRRLDGGDLQVRENERGIRRKHNRRMFEKLVRRKSGSQANEKKNNTEELEFRSDGLDKDSIEEQENETLEKEKEQDGETISICWKDKQDSGKPPGFDEQWQIMEVAESSCEIHGIKIKREESLSYAILFLIVLVGLFGGRFLAVVLATACCFMIKLKEIARRKSLNPPLKVSQ